The Nitrospira sp. sequence CAATGCCGACAAGTTATTATTGCTGGCGAGCGCCGCTCGTTCTACCGTGATGCGGTAGGTCTTTGAGTTTCCATTTTGGGCAGTCACGGTGATCGCCACCGAGGTGGTCGTCCCTGGCCCCCCGAGTTGAATGGATGTTTGTCCCGAAGCTGTTCCCGTCCCGGCGGTTATCGAACCGGACATCTCAGCATTCGAATCGGACTTGGTCGCGAAGACGGTCACGCTCGTAACGGTGGCCGCCACATCTGCGGTGTAGGTCAAGGTCCCAGCAGTAAAGGCGGGAGACAAGGCGCCCGGGGTCACACGCAAGGCCGAGAGATTATTATTGCCCGATTCCGCTCGATTGACGACGACGACATAGGTGTTGCGGCTTCCGCTCTGCGCCGTTAAGACGATCGTAATGCTTGTGCTTGACCCCAGCGATCCCAGCGTGACGGTGCGTCCCTGCCCAACGCCGGTGGCAGCGCCGTTGATCGTCATGGTGGTCGTGTTGTCTTCAGGGGTGGCCACCACCGAGACGCTCGTCACGGTGCTCGCCACGTCTACCACATAGCTCGAGGTGCTTGGAGCAAATGCAGGGGACAAGACGCCTGGAGTTACGCTCAAAGCCGACAGATCGCTATTGTTCGATGCCGTTCTATTGACGACGACGACATAGGTGTTGCGACTTCCACTCTGCGCCGTTAACGCGATCGTAATGCTCGTGCGCGACCCGAGGCCTCCTAACGCGACGGTGCGTCCCTGTCCCGCGTTGGTGGCAGCGCCGTTGATCGTCATGGTGGTCGTGTTGTTCTCAGGGGTGGCGGTCACCGTGACGCTGGTGACGGTCGTCGAGACATCGACCTCATAGCTGACGGTGTTGCTTGAAAAGGCCGGCCGGAGCACCCCGGGGCTGACGGATAGGCTGGAGAGTTGGGCCTCCGGTTCATTCGAGAGCGACCCGCTGTCCTGGCAACCGGAGAAACCTAGTCCAATCGCGAGGAAGAGAACGGCAACGAGAGATCTAGCTGCGACTGTGATGGTACGTCCCATCTCGAGGCGATCACCTTCCTTTGATGCGTGAAGTGATGAGCCAGTCGGTTCTGGTGAACCCAAACGTGAGATGTGGAAATGACGAGAGGGTTCAAATTGGCTGAGCAGGAGTTAAATGTATAGCCAATCCGACCAGTGAGGTCAAGACTTCAAATCGAGCGGGGGTAAATCGGGATGCATGGGAATCGGACGCTTATGGCGAGAGAGATTCTGTGAGAGGCCTATTCTTCCGGAGCTGTGACCGTCTCAGCCATTCATATTCCTGATATCAGGACATTCAGATCGGCATTGAGGACTGAGACGGTCATGCCATTGGTATTGAACTTATCCTGGTCCTCCAGGGGCTGTGCTGTCGATGGTCACACTCAAGCCGCCACTCTGATCAGATTCAAGGCTCGTTGCCGTACTAGTCACTGTGCTGGTAATCGTGTGGGGCCCGTCACTCAGCGATGACGTTGGCTGTAGGGTACCCGCACTAAAGGTAGATCCGACTTTGTTTCCATCCACATACAGGTTTGGAGTCAGACCTGCGCCCGGCTGAGGTATTGCAAATCTAGGTGTCGTGATGTTGGTGTTGTTGTCCGACCTACTAGTGCCAGGCGCGCACCCATCAGGATCAGGATTTGTAGGATCAGGAGGATCAAGAAGGGGACAGGAGTCATCCGCTGCTATCAGATTTGGCGCACTCGCTGGCGCCGGCGGCGGACTCGCCGGAGCCGCCCGGTTCACGGTGATCGTGTAGGTCTGAACGTTAACCCCGTTCTGGGCGGTTACAGTGATCGACACCGATGTGGAAGTTCCTGCTCCGTTCAATGGAACAGTCGCTTGACCTGATGCTGTTCCCGCTGGGATGGTCGCACCACCTAAGGACATAACGGCATTTGAGTCGGACTTAGTCGCGGAAACTGTGACGCTCGTGACGGTGCTATCAACGTTCGTTGTGTAGTTCAGTGTGCTCGCAGCAAAGTTAGGAGATAGGGTACCTTGTGTAACGCTCAATGCCGACAGGTTATCGTTGCTCCCGAGCGCCGCTCTGTTCACGTTAATGCGGTATGTCTTTGAGTTTCCATTGGGGGCCGCCACGTCGATCAACACAGGCGTGGTTGTCCCTGGGCCGCCGAGTTGAATGGTTGCTTGGCCGGTTGCTGTCCCTGCTCCGGCGGTCACGTCCTCGGACATCACGGCATTCACATCGGCCTTTGTAGCCGAGACATTGACGCTGGTGACGTTGCTCGCCACGTTCACTGAATAGGTAAGGGTGCTCGCAGAGAAGGCAGGAGACAGGGTGCCTTGCGTCACGCTCAAGGCCGACAGGTTGTTGTTACTTGCGAGCGCTGCGCGATTCACGGTGACGCGGTATGACTTGGGGCTGCCATTCGGAGCAGTAACCGTGATCAAAACCACGGTGCCCGTCCCTTGCCCGCCGAGTTGAATGGTCGCTTGACCGGTTGCCGTTCCCGCGCCGGCTATCACGTCTTCAGACATCACGGCAGTTGCATCGGCTTTGGTGGCCGAGACATTCACGCTGGTGACAGTACTCGCCACGTTCACTGTGTAGTTTAGGGTGTTTTGCGCAAACGCAGGAGCCAAGGCACCTTGCGTGACACTCAATGCCGAGAGATTATTGTTTCCACCAAGCGCGGCACGGATGACGTTCACCGTGTATGTATTCTGGCTGCCGTTCTGTGCCCTCACCGTAATATTGATCAAGGTGTTCGATCCGGCCGCATTCAATCCGATGGTCCGAGCCTGCCCGGAGTTGGTGGCTTGATTATTCACCGTCATGGTCGCCGCGGTATCTTGCAGCGTCGGCGTCACCGTAAATTGGGTCACGCCGCTTACTACGTTGACTGTGTAATCCTCTGTACCGGCGCTGAAGGCGGGGGCTAAGGATCCCGGCGACACAGCCAAACCCTGAAGATTATTGTTTCCCGCAAGCGCGGCGCGCATGACGTTTACGGAATACGTCTTCTGAGTCCCATTCTGTGCGGTTACCACGATATTGATAAAGGTGCTCGATCCGGCCGCATTCAATGCGATAGTTCGGGCCTGCCCGGAGTTGGTGGTTTGATTATTCACCGTCATAGTTGACGCGGTATCTTGCAGCGTCGGCGTCACCGTAAATTGGGTCACGCCACTTCCCACGTTGGCCGTGTATCCAACTGTGCCTGCGTTGAAGGATGGGGCCAACGTTCCTGGTGAAATGGCCAGACCTTGCAAGTTGTTGTTGGCGGATACTCCGCGGCTTACAGTCACGAGATAGGTTTTGTCATTGCCATTCTGGGCGGTCACGATAATCGTGATGCTTGTGCTTTGGCCTGGGCCATTGAGGGATACTGCGCGGGCTTGACCAGAGACCGCGGCTTGTCCATTCACGGTCACCGTTGCAGCAGGATCCGACAGCGTGGGAGTTATATTGACGCTTCCGACGTTGTTGGCAACACTTACGGTATAGCTTTGCACGTTCGCATCGAATGCAGGCGCCAGTGTTGCGGAGGCTACCGCCAAACTCTGCAATGAATTGTTTCCAGCCAATCCTGCTCTGACCAGACGGACTGTGTAGGTTCTCGAATTATTGGTTGATTCTGAAACCACAACATTGACGACTGTCGTTGACCCTGCCGGGTCCAGTGTAATGGTACGGCTTGTCGTCGACTGCCCATTGATAGACACAGTGTCGCCTGACACGGCCGCTTGAGCGGTGATGATCACACTTGCAATGTTATTGGTCAGATCGACACGGTATGAGGTTGTTCCCGCGCTAAACCCCGGTTGAAGTGTGCCGGGACTGACTGTGAGCCTGGAGAGTTCCACTTCTGGGTTGACTGTCGCTGAGTCGCCACAACCATAGGCGCTCAACCCGAGTGCAACAAGAAAAGCGGCGGCTAGATACTGTCCAGCAACGGTCATGGTGCGTTTCATAATTAGCATCGTCTTTCTTTAGAGGTATGAAGTGTCAGGTCCATCATTGTGAACCCTAACAAGAGGTGCGGACACTACGAGACGGCTCAAACTGGTCCATTTACCCACTCATGCACCAGTGTATGTTTCAG is a genomic window containing:
- a CDS encoding cadherin-like beta sandwich domain-containing protein; this translates as MGRTITVAARSLVAVLFLAIGLGFSGCQDSGSLSNEPEAQLSSLSVSPGVLRPAFSSNTVSYEVDVSTTVTSVTVTATPENNTTTMTINGAATNAGQGRTVALGGLGSRTSITIALTAQSGSRNTYVVVVNRTASNNSDLSALSVTPGVLSPAFAPSTSSYVVDVASTVTSVSVVATPEDNTTTMTINGAATGVGQGRTVTLGSLGSSTSITIVLTAQSGSRNTYVVVVNRAESGNNNLSALRVTPGALSPAFTAGTLTYTADVAATVTSVTVFATKSDSNAEMSGSITAGTGTASGQTSIQLGGPGTTTSVAITVTAQNGNSKTYRITVERAALASNNNLSALTVTQGSLDPGFASGTTTYTVDVATTVSDVTVTATKADSNASMVVNGQGTSSGQGRDIALGAPGSDTSISIVVTAPNGNSKTYRITVSRAASANNNLSALTVSSGSLAPPFTPSIVTYAVNVDSGVANVTITATKSDPNAVMSSSGSVIAVAGDPTGQVNASVGLGTSTEVLITVTAPDGTPKTYRITVSRPFR
- a CDS encoding cadherin-like beta sandwich domain-containing protein — encoded protein: MKRTMTVAGQYLAAAFLVALGLSAYGCGDSATVNPEVELSRLTVSPGTLQPGFSAGTTSYRVDLTNNIASVIITAQAAVSGDTVSINGQSTTSRTITLDPAGSTTVVNVVVSESTNNSRTYTVRLVRAGLAGNNSLQSLAVASATLAPAFDANVQSYTVSVANNVGSVNITPTLSDPAATVTVNGQAAVSGQARAVSLNGPGQSTSITIIVTAQNGNDKTYLVTVSRGVSANNNLQGLAISPGTLAPSFNAGTVGYTANVGSGVTQFTVTPTLQDTASTMTVNNQTTNSGQARTIALNAAGSSTFINIVVTAQNGTQKTYSVNVMRAALAGNNNLQGLAVSPGSLAPAFSAGTEDYTVNVVSGVTQFTVTPTLQDTAATMTVNNQATNSGQARTIGLNAAGSNTLINITVRAQNGSQNTYTVNVIRAALGGNNNLSALSVTQGALAPAFAQNTLNYTVNVASTVTSVNVSATKADATAVMSEDVIAGAGTATGQATIQLGGQGTGTVVLITVTAPNGSPKSYRVTVNRAALASNNNLSALSVTQGTLSPAFSASTLTYSVNVASNVTSVNVSATKADVNAVMSEDVTAGAGTATGQATIQLGGPGTTTPVLIDVAAPNGNSKTYRINVNRAALGSNDNLSALSVTQGTLSPNFAASTLNYTTNVDSTVTSVTVSATKSDSNAVMSLGGATIPAGTASGQATVPLNGAGTSTSVSITVTAQNGVNVQTYTITVNRAAPASPPPAPASAPNLIAADDSCPLLDPPDPTNPDPDGCAPGTSRSDNNTNITTPRFAIPQPGAGLTPNLYVDGNKVGSTFSAGTLQPTSSLSDGPHTITSTVTSTATSLESDQSGGLSVTIDSTAPGGPG